The sequence CGCGCATGATCTCGCCTTCAATGGCGACCATTGTGTCAGTGACCTTGCTGATCATGTTCTGCTTCTCGGCAGCGCTGAAGACGCCCTCGATGACATGGATATCTACTAACGGCA is a genomic window of Acidobacteriota bacterium containing:
- a CDS encoding tautomerase family protein translates to MPLVDIHVIEGVFSAAEKQNMISKVTDTMVAIEGEIMRGVTWVRVHDVPSGQWGIGGKALTTKDLKTMRAGG